In Eubalaena glacialis isolate mEubGla1 chromosome 2, mEubGla1.1.hap2.+ XY, whole genome shotgun sequence, a single genomic region encodes these proteins:
- the BMI1 gene encoding polycomb complex protein BMI-1, translating into MHRTTRIKITELNPHLMCVLCGGYFIDATTIIECLHSFCKTCIVRYLETSKYCPICDVQVHKTRPLLNIRSDKTLQDIVYKLVPGLFKNEMKRRRDFYAAHPSADAANGSNEDRGEVADEDKRIITDDEIISLSIEFFDQNRLDRKVNKDKEKSKEEVNDKRYLRCPAAMTVMHLRKFLRSKMDIPNTFQIDVMYEEEPLKDYYTLMDIAYIYTWRRNGPLPLKYRVRPTCKRMKISHQRDGLTNAGELESDSGSDKANSPAGGIPSTSSCLPSPGTPVQSPHPQFPHISSTMNGTSSSPSGNHQSSFANRPRKSSVNGSSATSSG; encoded by the exons ATGCATCGAACAACCAGAATCAAGATCACTGAGCTAAATCCCCACCTAATGTGTGTGCTTTGTGGAGGGTACTTCATTGATGCCACAACCATAATAGAATGTCTACATTCCT tcTGTAAAACGTGTATTGTGCGTTACCTGGAGACCAGCAAGTATTGTCCTATCTGTGATGTCCAAGTTCACAAGACCAGACCACTACTGAATATAAG gtcaGATAAAACTCTTCAAGATATTGTATACAAATTAGTTCCAGGGCTTTTCAAAA aTGAAATGAAGAGAAGAAGGGACTTTTATGCAGCTCATCCTTCAGCTGATG cTGCCAATGGCTCTAATGAAGATAGAGGAGAAGTTGCAGATGAAGATAAGAGAATTATAACTGATGATGAAATAATAAGTTTATCCATTGAATTCTTTGACCAGAACAG aTTGGATCGGAAAGTAAATAAAGACAAGGAGAAATCTAAGGAGGAG GTGAATGATAAAAGATATTTACGATGCCCAGCAGCAATGACTGTGATGCACCTAAGAAAGTTTCTCAGAAGTAAAATGGACATACCTAATACTTTCCAG ATTGATGTCATGTATGAAGAGGAACCTTTAAAGGATTACTATACACTAATGGATATTGCCTACATTTATACCTGGAGAAGG AATGGTCCGCTTCCTTTGAAATACAGAGTTCGacctacttgtaaaagaatgaagatcAGTCATCAGAGAGATGGACTGACAAATGCTGGAGAACTGGAAAGTGACTCTGGGAGTGACAAGGCCAACAGCCCAGCAGGAGGTATTCCCTCCACCTCTTCTTGTTTGCCCAGCCCCGGCACTCCAGTCCAGTCTCctcatcctcagtttcctcacatttCCAGCACTATGAATGGAACCAGCAGCAGCCCCAGCGGTAACCACCAATCTTCCTTTGCCAATAGACCTCGAAAATCGTCAGTAAATGGGTCGTCAGCAACTTCATCTGGTTGA
- the COMMD3 gene encoding COMM domain-containing protein 3, which translates to MELSEYVQKGFQMLADPGSFDSNAFTLLLRAAFQSLLDAQADEAVLDHPDLKHIDPVVLKHCHAAAATYILEAGKQRADKSTLSTYLEDCKFDSERIELFCTEYQNNKNSLEILLGSIGRSFPHITDVSWHLEYQIKTNQLDKMYRPAYLVTLNVENTDSRSHPEISFSCNMEQLQDLVGKLKDASKSLERATQL; encoded by the exons ATGGAGCTCTCGGAGTATGTGCAGAAAGGCTTCCAGATGCTGGCCGATCCCGGCTCCTTCGACTCCAACGCCTTCACGCTTCTCCTCCGGGCGGCTTTCCAGAGCCTGCTGGACGCCCAGGCGGACGAGGCCGTGTTAG atCACCCAGACTTGAAACATATCGATCCAGTGGTTTTAAAACATTGTCATGCAGCAGCTGCAACTTACATACTGGAGGCTGGAAAGCAAAGAGCTGACAAATCAACTCTAAG cacttATCTAGAAGACTGTAAATTTGATAGCGAGAGAATAGAATTATTTTGCACGGAATATCAG aatAATAAGAATTCCCTAGAAATCCTACTGGGAAG TATAGGCAGATCTTTCCCTCATATAACTGATGTTTCTTGGCATTTGGAATATCAGATAAAG ACCAATCAACTTGATAAGATGTACAGACCTGCATATTTGGTGACCTTAAATGTAGAG aaCACTGATTCCCGATCCCACCCAGAGATTAGTTTTAGTTGCAACATGGAACAATTACAG GACTTAGTAGGGAAACTTAAAGATGCTTCGAAAAGCCTGGAAAGAGCAACTCAGTTGTAA